The Burkholderia pyrrocinia genome has a segment encoding these proteins:
- a CDS encoding helix-turn-helix transcriptional regulator, producing MTALTPAASHSDRYRHDAHVARTREVRPGLRIHSDDATDEFDAVMSGQCSPGLHLVLLLEGALDVSYGDRRVVLTTDGRRTGRVDRETARPAVRMQSFLLNAVEPDTFRRRLSKGGYARRLSLAMSGEWLGHLQEASRGVLPEQLGAMLSAHLAIRFWQPTPRATALAEQIVRPPAYQPMLQAIYLESRVLELLAEAFTPLESDAAQASDASLGSRDYRRMAELRAFLASDAAQELSLDDIARHAGMSANAMQRQFRAAYGTTVFDFVREHHLQRARLALERDAVSVKQAAALAGYTSAANFATAYKRRFGVTPTLARRSDRR from the coding sequence ATGACAGCGCTGACGCCAGCCGCTTCCCATTCCGATCGCTATCGACACGATGCGCACGTCGCGCGGACCCGCGAGGTGCGGCCCGGGTTGCGGATCCATTCGGACGATGCAACGGACGAATTCGACGCCGTGATGTCGGGGCAGTGTTCACCGGGCCTGCATCTCGTGCTGCTGCTCGAGGGTGCGCTCGACGTGTCGTACGGCGACCGGCGCGTGGTGTTGACGACCGACGGGCGCCGCACCGGCCGCGTGGACCGCGAAACCGCGCGGCCCGCGGTGCGGATGCAGTCGTTCCTGCTCAACGCGGTCGAGCCGGACACGTTCCGCAGGCGGCTCAGCAAGGGCGGTTACGCGCGGCGGCTGAGCCTCGCGATGTCGGGCGAATGGCTCGGCCATCTGCAGGAGGCCAGCCGCGGCGTTCTGCCGGAACAGCTCGGCGCGATGCTGTCCGCGCATCTCGCGATCCGCTTCTGGCAGCCGACGCCGCGCGCGACGGCGCTCGCCGAACAGATCGTGCGGCCGCCGGCCTATCAGCCGATGCTGCAGGCGATCTATCTGGAAAGCCGCGTGCTCGAACTGCTCGCCGAGGCGTTCACGCCGCTCGAGAGCGATGCCGCGCAGGCGTCGGACGCGTCGCTCGGGTCGCGCGACTATCGCCGGATGGCCGAGCTGCGCGCGTTCCTCGCGAGCGACGCGGCGCAGGAACTGTCGCTCGACGACATCGCGCGGCACGCCGGGATGAGCGCGAACGCGATGCAGCGCCAGTTCCGCGCGGCCTACGGCACGACCGTGTTCGACTTCGTCCGCGAACATCATCTGCAGCGCGCGCGGCTCGCGCTCGAGCGCGACGCGGTGAGCGTCAAGCAGGCCGCGGCGCTGGCCGGCTACACGAGCGCCGCGAACTTCGCGACGGCCTACAAGCGCCGCTTCGGCGTCACGCCGACGCTCGCGCGACGCAGCGACCGACGCTGA
- a CDS encoding polysaccharide deacetylase family protein: protein MSIRLSFDDGPGPSTPPLLDVLRDASCKATFFLLGQNLAGALDVAARMAREGHRLGNHTHSHARPGALADDALIDEIEATDALIREAYRRAGVPAPDAIPLRLPYGLVPQDNRVGVLTRLQREHTGWTAILDDWQRPAPSPEALCDAMRAHVADSAARHQDVLFCMHDGSRHGEARPNTVEAVRLFLNRQN from the coding sequence ATGTCCATTCGCCTCAGTTTCGACGACGGCCCGGGCCCGTCGACACCACCCTTGCTCGACGTCCTGCGCGACGCCTCGTGCAAGGCGACCTTCTTCCTGCTCGGCCAGAACCTCGCGGGCGCGCTCGACGTCGCGGCAAGAATGGCGCGCGAGGGTCATCGGCTCGGCAATCACACCCATTCGCACGCAAGGCCGGGCGCGCTGGCAGACGACGCGCTGATCGACGAGATCGAGGCGACCGACGCGCTGATTCGCGAGGCCTATCGCCGGGCCGGCGTACCCGCACCGGACGCGATCCCGCTGCGCCTGCCTTACGGGCTGGTACCGCAGGACAATCGCGTCGGCGTGCTCACGCGGCTGCAGCGCGAACACACGGGCTGGACCGCGATACTGGACGACTGGCAGCGGCCAGCACCGTCGCCCGAGGCACTGTGCGACGCGATGCGCGCGCATGTCGCCGACAGCGCAGCGCGGCACCAGGACGTGCTGTTCTGCATGCACGACGGATCGCGGCATGGAGAAGCGCGGCCCAATACGGTCGAAGCCGTGCGCCTGTTCCTGAATCGACAGAACTGA
- a CDS encoding TonB-dependent receptor domain-containing protein, producing the protein MSSQAASLALKPVVVAGLYLMGASCAWAQAPDRAAEPAAASAVAARSAAAKQDDPAKPAGSAPPEAAADPAMLKEVVVTASRREQAIREAPASISVISREDIEAKPYTSVAEIVANVEGVSVVGASPNDQDISIRGMPGEYTLILVDGRRQNTRETMNRGTAGVQSNLMPPLSAIERIEVVRGPMSSLYGADAMGGVINVITRKVPKRWGGTITAGSVWQLESNQGDTQSVDFWLGGPLKSDVLGLQASGRLLHRGEDDIYYPNSGTGGANGQRIGSFDVKLSAKPASNQDVSVNIGREQLTYLSTPGKSAAPLTPRTAATALTETRHVRDYWGITHDGRWGFADTTVSLYGERGVQDQWTPAGRSSVKPALTDTILEAKAAVPWWGERNILTVGGQHIWSRLSGVSVQDAVPKGHGANADRVTRNAWALFGENDYFFNDRFTLTTGVRLDHDDRYGSHVSPRIYGVYQLSKAWTVRGGVSTGFRPPSLRQSTAGYCMTSGGAAGATPGTLCGNPDLKPETSLTEELGVRYDLGDTYAGLTLFNNLFKNKVASYDTGKADPRSPGRNIYVYDNIDRVKLYGLEIGAGTRLSRTLRVSGAYTLTESRREGSGEKAFNGSSLDGYPLDKTPKHKFNVQVDWTPTARLDLYAAANYSGSEYWAAFRNGAQGVRERPSTTTFDLGGRYRIDKRFSVNFAVLNLTNKMVPIDDRTRTTGLSGNWLVDQGRRIAVSLTAEM; encoded by the coding sequence ATGTCGAGTCAAGCTGCAAGCCTTGCATTGAAGCCGGTTGTCGTCGCCGGCCTGTATCTGATGGGGGCGTCGTGCGCGTGGGCGCAGGCGCCTGACCGGGCGGCGGAACCTGCCGCCGCGTCTGCCGTCGCCGCCCGATCCGCCGCCGCCAAACAGGACGACCCGGCCAAGCCGGCCGGATCAGCGCCGCCGGAGGCCGCCGCCGATCCGGCCATGCTGAAGGAGGTCGTCGTCACGGCGAGCCGCCGCGAGCAGGCGATCCGCGAGGCTCCCGCGAGCATTTCGGTGATCAGCCGGGAAGACATCGAGGCGAAGCCGTATACGTCGGTTGCCGAGATCGTCGCCAACGTCGAGGGCGTGAGCGTCGTCGGTGCATCGCCGAACGACCAGGACATCTCGATTCGCGGGATGCCGGGCGAGTACACGCTGATCCTCGTCGACGGCCGTCGCCAGAACACGCGCGAAACAATGAACCGCGGCACGGCCGGTGTGCAGTCGAACCTGATGCCGCCGCTGTCCGCGATCGAGCGGATCGAGGTCGTGCGCGGCCCGATGTCGTCGCTGTACGGCGCCGACGCGATGGGCGGCGTGATCAACGTGATCACGCGCAAGGTGCCGAAGCGCTGGGGCGGCACGATCACGGCCGGCAGTGTGTGGCAGCTCGAATCGAACCAGGGCGACACGCAGAGCGTCGACTTCTGGCTCGGCGGCCCGCTGAAATCCGACGTGCTCGGGCTGCAGGCGTCGGGGCGTCTCCTGCATCGCGGCGAAGACGACATCTACTACCCGAACAGCGGGACGGGTGGCGCGAACGGCCAGCGGATCGGCAGCTTCGACGTGAAGTTGTCCGCGAAACCCGCGAGCAACCAGGACGTGAGCGTGAACATCGGGCGCGAGCAGCTCACCTATCTCAGCACGCCGGGCAAGAGCGCCGCGCCGCTCACGCCGCGCACGGCGGCCACCGCGCTCACGGAGACGCGTCATGTCCGCGATTACTGGGGCATCACGCACGACGGCCGCTGGGGCTTCGCCGACACGACGGTGTCGCTGTACGGCGAGCGCGGCGTGCAGGACCAGTGGACGCCGGCCGGGCGTTCGTCGGTGAAGCCCGCGCTGACCGACACGATCCTCGAGGCCAAGGCCGCCGTGCCGTGGTGGGGCGAGCGCAACATCCTGACGGTGGGTGGCCAGCACATCTGGTCGAGGCTGTCGGGCGTCAGCGTGCAGGACGCGGTGCCGAAAGGGCATGGCGCCAATGCGGATCGCGTCACACGCAACGCGTGGGCGCTGTTCGGCGAGAACGACTACTTCTTCAACGACCGCTTCACGCTGACGACCGGCGTGCGACTCGATCACGACGACCGCTACGGCAGCCACGTGAGCCCGCGCATCTACGGCGTGTACCAGCTCAGCAAGGCGTGGACGGTGCGCGGCGGCGTATCGACCGGTTTCCGCCCGCCGTCGCTGCGTCAGAGCACGGCCGGCTACTGCATGACGTCGGGCGGCGCGGCGGGCGCGACGCCCGGCACGCTGTGCGGCAATCCGGATCTCAAGCCGGAGACGAGTCTGACCGAGGAGCTCGGCGTGCGCTACGACCTGGGCGACACGTACGCGGGCCTGACGCTGTTCAACAACCTGTTCAAGAACAAGGTGGCGAGCTACGACACGGGCAAGGCCGATCCGCGCTCGCCGGGCCGCAACATCTATGTGTACGACAACATCGACCGGGTCAAGCTGTACGGGCTCGAGATCGGCGCGGGCACGCGCCTGTCGCGCACGCTGAGGGTGTCGGGCGCCTACACGCTGACCGAATCGCGTCGCGAGGGCAGCGGCGAGAAGGCGTTCAACGGCAGTTCGCTCGACGGCTATCCGCTCGACAAGACGCCGAAGCACAAATTCAACGTGCAGGTCGACTGGACGCCGACTGCCAGGCTCGACCTCTACGCGGCGGCGAACTACAGCGGCAGCGAATACTGGGCCGCGTTCCGCAACGGCGCGCAGGGCGTGCGCGAGCGGCCGTCGACGACGACCTTCGATCTCGGCGGGCGCTACCGGATCGACAAGCGTTTCTCCGTCAATTTCGCGGTGCTCAACCTGACCAACAAGATGGTGCCGATCGACGATCGCACGCGCACGACCGGGCTGAGCGGCAACTGGCTCGTCGACCAGGGGCGCCGCATCGCGGTGAGCCTGACCGCCGAAATGTGA
- a CDS encoding ABC transporter substrate-binding protein, which produces MWAMLGVWLCGWLVIHAAQADTTTVTDLAGRQVRIPARVERVLLGEGRLLPALAVVDGEDPTRRLVGMMGDFEQLDPASYAQWLARFPRLKDVPRIGRSQSGSFSDERALALRPQVAIFGLGGGHGPGERDRETLARLEAAGVAIVFVDFRHDPLANTPRSIALLGQVLGSPQRATEFNTYWQQQLDLVRTRLATARPVAPSVFLESRVGLSGDCCDTMTGMMGHLLDAAGGNNVAKGRVPGEHGTLNPEYLLSRQPDFYIGTAIGSLQTLQSAPQRIALGAGVPRDAAVRSLDRALKRPQIAPLRAIRERRAYAIWHHFYNSPFNVVAVQALAKWLHPALFADLDPRATFDTMVRRFQPVALQGEYWVQEGS; this is translated from the coding sequence ATGTGGGCCATGCTGGGCGTATGGCTGTGCGGCTGGCTCGTGATCCATGCCGCGCAAGCGGACACGACGACCGTCACCGACCTGGCCGGGCGGCAGGTCCGGATTCCCGCGCGCGTCGAGCGCGTGCTGCTTGGCGAGGGCCGCCTGCTGCCGGCGCTGGCGGTGGTCGACGGCGAAGATCCGACGCGCCGCCTCGTGGGCATGATGGGTGATTTCGAGCAACTCGATCCCGCGAGCTACGCGCAATGGCTCGCGCGCTTCCCGCGCCTGAAGGATGTGCCGCGCATCGGACGCTCGCAGTCCGGCAGCTTCAGCGACGAGCGCGCGCTCGCGCTGCGTCCGCAGGTCGCGATCTTCGGGCTCGGCGGCGGCCACGGCCCCGGCGAGCGCGATCGCGAAACGCTCGCGCGGCTCGAGGCGGCCGGCGTCGCGATCGTGTTCGTCGACTTCCGGCACGACCCGCTCGCCAACACGCCGCGCAGCATCGCGCTGCTCGGCCAGGTGCTCGGCTCGCCGCAGCGCGCGACGGAATTCAACACGTACTGGCAGCAGCAGCTAGACCTCGTCCGCACGCGGCTCGCGACCGCACGCCCGGTCGCACCGAGCGTGTTCCTCGAAAGCCGTGTCGGCCTGTCGGGCGACTGCTGCGACACGATGACCGGCATGATGGGCCACCTGCTCGACGCCGCCGGCGGCAACAACGTCGCGAAAGGCCGCGTGCCCGGCGAGCATGGCACGCTGAACCCCGAATACCTGCTGAGCCGCCAGCCCGATTTCTACATCGGCACCGCGATCGGCTCGCTCCAGACGCTGCAAAGTGCGCCGCAGCGCATCGCGCTCGGCGCCGGCGTGCCGCGCGACGCCGCCGTCCGCTCGCTCGACCGTGCGCTGAAGCGGCCGCAGATCGCGCCGCTGCGCGCGATCCGCGAGCGGCGCGCGTATGCGATCTGGCATCACTTCTACAATTCGCCGTTCAACGTCGTCGCCGTGCAGGCGCTGGCCAAGTGGCTGCATCCGGCGCTGTTCGCCGATCTCGATCCGCGCGCCACGTTCGACACGATGGTGCGACGCTTCCAGCCCGTTGCGCTGCAAGGCGAATACTGGGTGCAGGAAGGGTCCTGA
- a CDS encoding FecCD family ABC transporter permease produces MSTTTPVSSPSLRLRYRAVAARRVGALAALAGVLVALLVVDVSTGPSPFPVADLLGGLFRPDGLPLEQRVILWDVRLPYALMAVLVGASLGFAGAEMQTVLNNPLASPFTLGMSAAASVGASLVVISGWHLVLWNENVALSLGAFACASAATLLIVWLAWRHGATTETVVLFGIGLMFSFEALLWLLQFIADANALQQIVFWSMGSLARATWGKIVLLTCVFATCTLWASIDVASLTALRAGDEQARSMGIAVERLRLVALARISLLSATALSFVGTIGFVGLVGPHVARLLVGDEHRYYLPGAALAGAIMLAGASVLSKTLIPGVTLPIGIITALVGVPLFMLLVSRRRRLDG; encoded by the coding sequence ATGAGCACGACGACACCCGTTTCATCGCCGTCGCTGCGACTTCGCTACCGCGCGGTCGCCGCGCGGCGTGTCGGTGCGCTGGCCGCGCTCGCAGGCGTGCTCGTCGCGCTGCTCGTCGTCGACGTCTCGACCGGCCCGTCGCCGTTCCCGGTCGCCGACCTGCTCGGCGGCCTGTTCCGGCCCGACGGGCTGCCGCTCGAACAGCGCGTGATCCTGTGGGACGTGCGCCTGCCGTATGCGCTGATGGCCGTGCTCGTCGGCGCGTCGCTCGGGTTCGCCGGCGCCGAAATGCAGACCGTGCTGAACAACCCGCTCGCGAGCCCGTTCACGCTCGGCATGTCGGCCGCCGCAAGCGTCGGCGCGTCGCTCGTCGTGATTTCCGGCTGGCACCTGGTGCTGTGGAACGAGAACGTCGCGCTGTCGCTCGGCGCGTTCGCGTGCGCGAGCGCCGCGACGCTGCTGATCGTCTGGCTCGCGTGGCGCCACGGCGCGACGACCGAGACCGTCGTGCTGTTCGGCATCGGCCTGATGTTCAGCTTCGAGGCCCTGCTGTGGCTGCTGCAGTTCATCGCCGACGCGAATGCGTTGCAGCAGATCGTGTTCTGGAGCATGGGCAGCCTGGCGCGCGCGACATGGGGCAAGATCGTGCTGCTGACCTGCGTGTTCGCGACCTGCACGCTATGGGCGAGCATCGACGTCGCGTCGTTGACGGCGCTGCGCGCCGGCGACGAGCAGGCGCGCAGCATGGGCATCGCGGTCGAACGGCTGCGGCTCGTCGCGCTCGCGCGCATCAGCCTGCTGTCCGCGACGGCGCTGTCGTTCGTCGGCACGATCGGTTTCGTCGGCCTCGTCGGGCCGCACGTCGCGCGGCTGCTGGTCGGCGACGAGCATCGCTACTACCTGCCGGGCGCGGCGCTCGCCGGCGCGATCATGCTGGCCGGCGCGTCCGTGCTCAGCAAGACGCTGATTCCCGGCGTGACGCTGCCGATCGGCATCATCACCGCGCTGGTCGGCGTGCCGCTGTTCATGCTGCTCGTCAGCCGGCGCAGGAGGCTCGATGGCTGA
- a CDS encoding ABC transporter ATP-binding protein, whose amino-acid sequence MAEPMLQLDALCVRYGARVVLDGLSLAPVEPGTTIGLLGPNGVGKSTLLRALARLASATGRAAFGSFDLLSGSRREHTRQVGYLPQTLPQPSSLLVYEAVRSALRATCGSLSDATHDRRLQQVFTRLRLHPLAMSPLDRLSGGQRQMVGLAQVLVRDTPLLLLDEPTSALDLRWQLLALEAVGDAARRRGAIVLAAMHDLNLASRFCDRLVLLSADGLVADGAPVDVLTPPNLRRAYRVDARIERTASGDYVALAERAIPDEPALACDA is encoded by the coding sequence ATGGCTGAGCCGATGCTGCAACTCGACGCGCTGTGCGTCCGCTACGGCGCCCGGGTCGTGCTCGACGGGCTGTCGCTCGCGCCAGTCGAGCCGGGCACGACGATCGGGCTGCTCGGGCCGAACGGCGTCGGCAAGTCGACGCTGCTGCGCGCGCTTGCGCGGCTCGCGTCCGCGACCGGTCGCGCGGCATTCGGCAGCTTCGACCTGCTGTCCGGGTCGCGCCGCGAGCACACGCGGCAGGTCGGTTATCTGCCTCAGACCTTGCCGCAACCGTCGTCACTGCTCGTCTACGAAGCCGTGCGCAGCGCGTTGCGCGCCACCTGCGGCAGCCTGTCCGACGCGACGCACGACCGGCGTTTGCAACAGGTGTTCACGCGGCTGCGGCTGCACCCGCTCGCGATGTCGCCGCTCGACCGGTTGTCGGGCGGCCAGCGGCAGATGGTCGGGCTCGCGCAGGTGCTCGTGCGCGACACGCCGCTGCTGCTGCTCGACGAACCGACCAGCGCGCTCGACCTGCGCTGGCAATTGCTCGCGCTGGAGGCGGTCGGCGACGCGGCCCGCCGGCGCGGCGCAATCGTGCTGGCCGCGATGCACGACCTGAATCTCGCATCGCGTTTCTGCGACCGGCTCGTGCTGCTGAGCGCCGACGGACTCGTCGCGGACGGCGCGCCGGTCGACGTGCTGACGCCGCCGAACCTGCGGCGCGCGTACCGCGTCGATGCAAGGATCGAGCGCACGGCGTCGGGCGATTACGTCGCGCTGGCGGAGCGGGCGATTCCGGACGAGCCAGCGCTTGCTTGCGACGCTTGA
- a CDS encoding isochorismate synthase, whose amino-acid sequence MNAISRPDELLVPHNVWDVYRADTPLFLATPAHTVLACDVAEAIPHADAALAARVNDALRRARADGHVGATVVGAVPFDVGAPTALRVARTMLRARPLGAQRAAGPAGTRYATREVPSADAYADAVAQAVARIRAGELDKVVLARTLEATGEVPVDVAALVARLASCNPHGYTFSVDLGAGRTLLGASPELLVNRFGGVVRANPLAGSAPRSRDPVEDRRRAQALLASTKDLDEHRVVVEAVRDSLAPLCRRLDVPARPSLVHTETMWHLSTEVCGETDADALTLALALHPTPAVCGAPRAAARDCIRDAEPFDRGFYAGMLGWVDAHGDGEWVVTIRCAEAFDRTLRLYAGAGVVGESTPEGERAETAAKFRTMLDALGIDRDAASGAAREAA is encoded by the coding sequence ATGAATGCGATTTCCCGACCCGACGAACTATTAGTACCCCATAACGTGTGGGATGTGTATCGCGCGGATACCCCGTTGTTTCTCGCAACGCCGGCGCATACGGTGCTGGCCTGCGATGTCGCGGAGGCGATCCCGCATGCGGACGCGGCGCTCGCGGCGCGCGTGAACGATGCGTTGCGCCGCGCACGGGCCGACGGCCACGTAGGCGCGACGGTGGTCGGCGCGGTGCCGTTCGACGTCGGCGCGCCGACTGCGCTGCGGGTTGCGCGCACGATGCTGCGCGCGCGGCCGCTCGGCGCGCAGCGGGCAGCCGGGCCGGCCGGCACGCGCTATGCGACGCGCGAGGTGCCGTCCGCGGATGCGTATGCGGACGCGGTCGCGCAGGCGGTTGCCAGGATTCGCGCGGGCGAGCTCGACAAGGTCGTGCTGGCGCGCACGCTGGAGGCGACCGGCGAGGTGCCGGTCGACGTTGCGGCGCTCGTCGCGCGACTCGCGTCGTGCAATCCGCACGGCTATACGTTCTCCGTGGATCTCGGCGCGGGACGCACGCTGCTGGGCGCGAGCCCGGAACTGCTCGTGAACCGCTTCGGCGGCGTCGTGCGCGCGAATCCGTTGGCGGGTTCCGCGCCGCGTAGCCGCGACCCGGTCGAGGACCGGCGCCGCGCGCAGGCGCTGCTGGCGTCCACGAAGGATCTCGACGAACATCGGGTCGTCGTGGAAGCCGTGCGCGACAGCCTCGCGCCGCTGTGCCGACGGCTCGACGTGCCGGCGCGCCCGTCGCTCGTCCACACGGAAACGATGTGGCATCTGTCGACCGAGGTGTGCGGCGAAACCGATGCGGATGCGTTGACGCTCGCACTCGCGCTGCATCCGACGCCCGCCGTCTGCGGCGCGCCGCGCGCGGCGGCGCGCGACTGCATTCGCGATGCCGAGCCGTTCGATCGCGGCTTCTACGCGGGGATGCTCGGCTGGGTCGATGCGCATGGCGACGGCGAGTGGGTCGTCACGATTCGCTGCGCCGAAGCGTTCGACCGCACGCTGCGGCTCTATGCGGGCGCGGGCGTGGTCGGCGAATCGACGCCCGAAGGCGAACGCGCGGAAACCGCCGCCAAGTTCCGGACGATGCTGGATGCGCTCGGTATCGATCGCGATGCCGCATCGGGCGCCGCGCGGGAGGCCGCATGA
- a CDS encoding alpha/beta hydrolase has translation MRRSLLVAGLAGPLGGRLAPACAADTRAWPGLDAAPPVFVPNSRQFDVTIAGRTRRLFVALPAERSGSLPHPVLTVLDGNALFPLAAQLTRNRRARPDGTRDAEAVVIGIGYPVDGPYDMAARADDYTLALLPNGRGVVADRFLDFIEYDVQPWLARQLPVDPERQTLFGHSYGGLLTLYAMLTRAHLFRRYVAASPSIWWGERMLLPFADRFAAQAAPLAPPLRVLVTAGSLEEDAPNPDAERMRRQQARKQVSSARDFVARVGGRPGLDAAFRLIDGEDHGGVVLPSLALASRVVFEPASGAAA, from the coding sequence ATGCGCCGCTCCCTGCTCGTCGCCGGATTGGCCGGCCCGCTCGGCGGCCGGCTCGCGCCCGCGTGTGCCGCCGATACGCGTGCGTGGCCCGGCCTCGACGCCGCACCGCCGGTCTTCGTGCCGAACAGCCGCCAGTTCGACGTGACGATCGCCGGCCGCACGCGGCGTCTGTTCGTCGCGTTGCCGGCCGAGCGTTCCGGCTCGCTGCCCCATCCGGTGCTCACCGTGCTCGACGGTAATGCGCTGTTCCCGCTCGCGGCACAACTCACCCGCAATCGCCGCGCGCGGCCGGACGGCACGCGCGACGCCGAGGCCGTCGTGATCGGCATCGGCTATCCGGTCGATGGGCCCTACGACATGGCCGCGCGCGCGGACGACTACACGCTCGCGCTGTTGCCGAACGGCCGCGGCGTCGTCGCGGACCGCTTTCTCGACTTCATCGAGTACGACGTGCAGCCGTGGCTCGCCCGCCAGCTGCCGGTCGATCCCGAGCGGCAGACGCTGTTCGGCCACTCGTACGGCGGCCTGCTGACGCTGTACGCGATGCTCACGCGCGCGCACCTGTTTCGGCGCTACGTGGCCGCAAGCCCGTCGATCTGGTGGGGCGAGCGCATGCTGCTGCCTTTTGCCGACCGGTTCGCCGCGCAAGCCGCCCCGCTAGCACCACCGCTGCGCGTCCTCGTGACCGCAGGCAGCCTCGAGGAAGATGCACCGAACCCCGACGCCGAACGGATGCGCCGCCAGCAAGCGCGCAAGCAGGTCAGTTCCGCCCGCGACTTCGTCGCGCGGGTGGGCGGCCGCCCAGGGCTCGACGCTGCGTTCCGGCTGATCGACGGCGAAGATCACGGCGGCGTCGTGCTGCCGAGCCTCGCGCTTGCGTCACGCGTGGTTTTCGAGCCCGCATCCGGAGCGGCCGCATGA
- a CDS encoding (2,3-dihydroxybenzoyl)adenylate synthase, whose amino-acid sequence MTSANRTPWPDAFAAAYRQKGYWLGQSFAQWFDERVARHGERVALVQGDLRWSYRTFAAEAERTARALTACGIVPGERVVVQLPNCVAFFAVTFALFRIGALPVFALPAHRRREIGYFCRYAGAVAYVAAEQHDGFDYRALASEIRTDAPTLRHVLFTTPGNTRVALPDATPDVALPPGPGAHEIAFLQLSGGSTGTPKLIPRTHDDYLYSVRESARICGLTERSVYLAALPAAHNYALSSPGSLGVFDAGGTVVLSDGASPDAAFPLIERERVTVAALVPPLVPVWLAAAGQRRGALASLELVQVGGARFDPALAARAADGFGTQLQQVFGMAEGLVNYTRLDDPRDVVIATQGRPISPDDEIRIVDDDDRPVAPGEVGHLLTRGPYTIRGYYDAAAHNARAFTADGFYRTGDRVRLTAGGQLVVEGRAKDQINRGGEKIPAEEIEHLLLAHPGVVDAALVAMPDPYLGERSCAYVIRGAPAPAAADLVRFVRGQGVAAYKVPDRIEFVDAFPKTPVGKIDKRALRQHIADRLAAAA is encoded by the coding sequence ATGACGTCCGCGAACCGCACGCCGTGGCCGGACGCGTTCGCCGCCGCGTATCGGCAGAAGGGATACTGGCTCGGCCAGTCGTTCGCGCAGTGGTTCGACGAACGCGTCGCGCGGCACGGCGAACGCGTCGCGCTCGTACAGGGCGACCTGCGCTGGTCGTACCGGACGTTCGCGGCGGAAGCCGAACGCACGGCCCGCGCGCTGACCGCGTGCGGGATCGTGCCGGGCGAGCGCGTCGTCGTGCAATTGCCGAACTGCGTCGCCTTCTTCGCGGTGACGTTTGCGCTGTTCCGGATCGGCGCGCTGCCGGTGTTCGCGCTGCCCGCGCATCGCCGGCGCGAGATCGGCTACTTCTGCCGGTACGCGGGCGCGGTCGCCTATGTCGCGGCCGAACAGCACGACGGGTTCGACTACCGGGCGCTCGCGAGCGAGATCCGCACCGATGCGCCGACGCTGCGCCATGTGCTGTTCACGACGCCCGGCAATACGCGCGTGGCGCTGCCGGATGCGACGCCCGACGTCGCGCTGCCGCCGGGGCCCGGCGCGCACGAGATCGCGTTCCTGCAACTGTCGGGCGGCAGCACGGGTACGCCGAAGCTGATCCCGCGCACGCACGACGACTACCTGTACAGCGTGCGCGAGAGCGCGCGCATTTGCGGGCTGACCGAACGCAGCGTCTATCTCGCGGCGCTGCCGGCCGCGCACAACTATGCGCTGAGTTCGCCGGGCTCGCTCGGTGTCTTCGATGCCGGCGGCACCGTCGTGCTGAGCGACGGCGCGAGCCCTGACGCCGCGTTCCCGCTGATCGAGCGCGAGCGCGTGACGGTGGCGGCACTGGTGCCGCCGCTCGTGCCCGTATGGCTGGCCGCGGCCGGGCAGCGGCGCGGCGCGCTGGCGAGCCTCGAACTCGTACAGGTCGGCGGCGCGCGCTTCGATCCGGCGCTTGCGGCGCGCGCGGCCGACGGCTTCGGCACGCAATTGCAGCAGGTGTTCGGGATGGCCGAAGGGCTCGTCAACTACACGAGGCTCGACGATCCGCGCGACGTGGTGATCGCCACGCAAGGGCGCCCGATCTCGCCGGACGACGAGATCCGCATCGTCGACGACGACGACCGCCCGGTCGCACCCGGCGAGGTCGGCCATCTGCTGACGCGCGGCCCGTACACGATCCGCGGCTACTACGACGCGGCCGCGCACAACGCGCGCGCGTTCACGGCGGACGGCTTCTATCGCACCGGCGATCGCGTCCGCCTGACGGCGGGCGGCCAGCTCGTCGTCGAGGGGCGCGCGAAGGACCAGATCAACCGCGGCGGCGAGAAGATCCCGGCCGAGGAAATCGAACACCTGCTGCTCGCGCATCCGGGCGTCGTCGACGCGGCGCTGGTCGCGATGCCCGACCCGTATCTCGGCGAACGCAGTTGCGCGTACGTGATTCGCGGCGCGCCCGCGCCGGCCGCGGCGGACCTCGTGCGCTTCGTGCGTGGCCAGGGCGTGGCCGCTTACAAGGTGCCCGACCGGATCGAATTCGTCGACGCATTCCCGAAAACGCCCGTCGGCAAGATCGACAAGCGCGCGCTTCGGCAGCACATCGCGGATCGGCTCGCCGCCGCTGCGTGA